TCGGCACGATGATCTCGTACGAGAACCTCGAAAGCCTGCGCGAGGCGACGCCGGACGACGTCGGCGGCATCCTGTCGCTGATCGAGCCGCTCGAGTCCGACGGTACGCTGGTGCGGCGCGGCCGCCACCAGATCGAACGCGACATCGACCACTTCTCGGTGATCGAGCACGATGGCGTGCTGTTCGGCTGCGCAGCGCTGTACCCGTACCAGCAGGAGAAGATCGGCGAGATGGCGTGCCTGACGGTCGCGCCGGAAGCGCAGGGCTCGGGCGACGGCGAACGCCTGCTCAAGCGCATCGAGCAGCGCGCCCGCGCGCGCGGCCTCACGCACATCTTCGTGCTCACGACGCGCACCGAGCACTGGTTCCTCAAGCGCGGCTTCGTCAAGGTCAGCGTCGACGACCTGCCGGAAGACCGCCGCAAACTCTATAACTGGCAGCGCAAGTCGCTCGTGCTGATGAAGCAGCTCTGAGCGCAGGCACGACTGCCCTTCCCCCCAGACACCGATTACAGGAGAAGTACACGATGGCTCGAATGATCCAATGCGCGAAGCTCGGCAAGGAAGCCGAAGGCCTCGATTTCCCGCCGCTGCCGGGCGAACTCGGCAAGCGCATTTACGAGAGCGTCTCGAAGGAAGCGTGGCAAGGCTGGCTCAAGCAGCAAACGATGCTGATCAACGAAAACCGCCTGAACATGGCCGACCCGCGCGCGCGCCAGTACCTGATGAAGCAGACGGAGAAGTACTTCTTCGGCGACGGCGCGGACCAGGCGTCCGGCTACGTGCCGCCGACGGAAGGCTAAGCGACGCTCGACTCGCGACGGCCGGCAGCGCCGATCTCGTCGTGACTTGAAGCAAACGCCCGAACGGCACCGTGGATCGCACGGTGCCGTTTGCTTTTGGGCTGCGTAATCGGAACGAGTCGAGGCTGCGCCACGCGTGCTCGGTCCGACGCGCGATGCCGACGGAGCGCCGAATCACCGAATCGCCGCATCGCCAGCGTGCCGAATCACTCCGGCCTCCCCCGCTCAACCCGCCGGTTTCAACGTGCCGCGATCGTCCGGCTGCGCCGGCTCGCCGACCGGACGATCGGCGCTCGCGCCTTCGGTGCCCCACTCTGCCGCATCGCCACGCTCGGCGCTCGACAGCTCGTCGGCGCGATATCCGGTGCGATTGAGCAGCGCCAGCATGCAAGCGAGCGACACGAGCGCATAGAGCCCCGACGCGATCGCGACGC
This DNA window, taken from Burkholderia cenocepacia, encodes the following:
- a CDS encoding oxidative damage protection protein, coding for MARMIQCAKLGKEAEGLDFPPLPGELGKRIYESVSKEAWQGWLKQQTMLINENRLNMADPRARQYLMKQTEKYFFGDGADQASGYVPPTEG